One segment of Phragmites australis chromosome 13, lpPhrAust1.1, whole genome shotgun sequence DNA contains the following:
- the LOC133889192 gene encoding subtilisin-like protease SBT1.7, translating into MYRAVLFGACILLVCMAAHGDDRRPYIVQMDVSAMPAPFVEHEGWYQSVLSSLAAATGEGAPEHLYTYAHAMQGFSAVLTARQLEELRRTEGHVAAFPETYARLHTTHTPEFLGLSAGAGVWPASKFGDDVIIGIVDTGVWPESESFRDAGIQNPVPARWKGACEAGAEFNASLCNRKLIGARSFSRGLKKSGITISPDDYDSPRDYYGHGSHTSSTAAGAAVKGASYFGYANGTATGIAPMARVAMYKAVFSGDTLESASTDVLAAMDRAIADGVDVMSLSLGFPETSYDTNVIAIGAFAAIQKGIFVTCSAGNDGSDGYTIMNGAPWITTVGASSIDRDFTATVTLGSGSGARSIQGKSVYLASAGIVGANLYYGHNNKSKQRCEYSSLSRKDVSGKFVFCTAGESFRQQMDEVQSNGGRGAIIASNMKEFLEPTDYIMPMVLVTLSDGAAIEKYVTAAGTRGAPKVSVRFVETELGVKPAPSVPYFSSRGPSQISPAILKPDVVAPGVNILAAWVPNKEIMDIGSKKIFTKYMLASGTSMSSPHVAGVVALLRSLHPDWSPAVIRSAMMTTAYVKDNSNSVIVTMPSGSPGTPLDFGSGHVSPNQAMDPGLVYDVAPDDYVNFLCGLRYSNRQIAAVTGRRNPSCARANLDLNYPSFMVILNNTNSATRTFQRVLTNVAGSPAKYSVSVTAPPGMKVTVTPPALSFGGKGSTQAFTVTVQVSQVKRGSDDYNYIGNYGFLTWNEVGGNHVVRSPIVSAFAQ; encoded by the coding sequence ATGTATCGGGCAGTGCTGTTCGGGGCGTGCATCTTGCTAGTGTGCATGGCGGCGCATGGCGACGACCGGAGGCCGTACATCGTCCAGATGGACGTTTCGGCGATGCCGGCGCCGTTCGTGGAGCACGAGGGGTGGTACCAGTCGGTGCTGTCGTCCCTGGCGGCCGCGACGGGGGAGGGCGCGCCGGAGCACCTGTACACGTACGCGCACGCCATGCAGGGGTTCAGCGCGGTGCTCACCGCGCGGCAGCTGGAGGAGCTGAGGAGGACGGAGGGACACGTCGCGGCGTTCCCGGAGACGTACGCGCGGCTCCACACCACGCACACGCCGGAGTTCCTCGGGCTGAGCGCTGGCGCCGGCGTCTGGCCGGCGTCCAAGTTCGGAGACGACGTGATCATCGGAATCGTGGACACGGGCGTCTGGCCGGAGAGCGAGAGCTTCAGAGACGCCGGCATCCAAAATCCCGTGCCGGCGAGGTGGAAGGGCGCGTGCGAGGCCGGCGCGGAGTTCAATGCCTCGCTGTGCAACAGGAAGCTCATAGGCGCGCGGTCCTTCAGCAGGGGCCTGAAGAAGAGCGGCATCACAATCTCGCCCGATGACTACGACTCGCCGAGGGACTACTACGGCCATGGCTCGCACACGTCGTCCACGgcggccggcgccgccgtcaAGGGCGCCAGCTACTTCGGCTACGCCAACGGCACGGCGACCGGCATCGCCCCGATGGCTAGGGTGGCCATGTACAAGGCCGTGTTCTCGGGCGACACGCTGGAGTCCGCGTCCACCGACGTGCTGGCCGCCATGGACCGAGCCATCGCCGACGGCGTCGATGTGATGTCGCTGTCTCTGGGATTCCCGGAGACTTCCTACGACACCAATGTGATTGCCATTGGAGCCTTCGCCGCCATACAGAAGGGCATCTTCGTGACGTGCTCCGCTGGGAACGACGGCTCCGACGGGTACACCATCATGAACGGCGCGCCCTGGATCACGACCGTCGGCGCATCAAGCATCGACAGGGACTTCACCGCGACCGTCACGctcggcagcggcagcggcgcgaGAAGCATCCAGGGCAAGTCGGTGTACCTGGCGAGCGCCGGCATCGTCGGCGCGAACCTTTACTACGGTCACAACAACAAGAGCAAGCAGAGGTGCGAGTACTCCAGCCTCAGCCGCAAGGACGTGAGCGGGAAGTTCGTCTTCTGCACCGCCGGCGAGAGCTTCCGGCAGCAGATGGACGAGGTGCAGAGCAACGGTGGCCGCGGCGCCATCATCGCGAGCAACATGAAGGAGTTCCTTGAGCCGACGGACTACATCATGCCGATGGTGCTTGTCACCCTGTCGGACGGCGCGGCCATCGAGAAGTACGTGACGGCGGCTGGGACACGAGGGGCGCCCAAGGTGAGTGTCCGGTTCGTCGAGACGGAGCTCGGCGTCAAGCCGGCGCCGTCCGTGCCGTACTTCTCTTCCCGTGGGCCGAGCCAGATCAGCCCTGCGATCCTGAAGCCGGACGTCGTCGCGCCGGGGGTGAACATCCTCGCGGCGTGGGTGCCCAACAAAGAGATCATGGATATTGGCAGCAAGAAGATCTTCACCAAGTACATGCTCGCCTCCGGCACGTCCATGTCGTCACCGCAcgtcgccggcgtggtcgccCTGCTGCGGTCGTTGCACCCGGACTGGAGCCCGGCGGTCATCCGGTCCGCCATGATGACGACGGCCTACGTGAAGGACAACTCCAACAGCGTCATCGTCACCATGCCGAGTGGGTCACCGGGAACGCCACTGGACTTCGGCAGCGGCCACGTCAGCCCCAACCAGGCAATGGACCCCGGCCTCGTGTACGACGTGGCGCCCGACGACTACGTCAACTTCCTTTGCGGTCTCCGCTACAGCAACCGTCAGATAGCGGCCGTCACCGGCCGGCGAAACCCCAGCTGCGCCAGAGCAAACCTTGACCTGAACTACCCGTCCTTCATGGTCATCCTCAACAACACCAACTCGGCCACCCGGACGTTCCAGAGGGTACTGACCAACGTAGCGGGCTCGCCGGCGAAGTACAGCGTGTCGGTGACGGCGCCACCGGGTATGAAGGTGACGGTGACGCCGCCGGCGCTGTCCTTCGGCGGCAAAGGCAGCACGCAGGCGTTCACAGTCACGGTGCAGGTCAGCCAG